From Verrucomicrobia bacterium S94, the proteins below share one genomic window:
- a CDS encoding prepilin-type N-terminal cleavage/methylation domain-containing protein → MPRTPKWLPARPTETRTVKPEIIHLNKCRGFTLLELLVALTLLVIAMSIAFQAFSGTVRGWKRGIEVMDGIKHGDFAMQQIKAALNSTIYFFNPRKTYAFTFEKDSSGGLPADSISFVTSSGAMMPYDSPFARGPHRLRIYIDEESGAPALFATAMPAVPDVEDEESEFDAEPILVSSAVQGLEILVWDFENEEWTEEWEKENSVPERIQITVYVASDDEDEDPIPFMRVLEIPVAESVQDKITGPSLK, encoded by the coding sequence ATGCCCCGAACGCCGAAGTGGTTACCAGCCAGACCAACTGAAACCAGAACAGTGAAACCGGAAATCATCCATCTGAATAAATGCCGAGGGTTCACCCTGTTGGAATTACTGGTGGCGCTGACGCTGCTGGTGATTGCCATGTCCATCGCCTTTCAGGCCTTCAGCGGCACCGTACGTGGCTGGAAACGCGGAATTGAGGTGATGGATGGAATCAAACATGGCGACTTCGCCATGCAGCAGATCAAAGCCGCCCTGAACTCAACCATCTATTTTTTCAACCCTCGGAAAACCTATGCGTTTACTTTCGAAAAAGATTCCTCGGGCGGTCTGCCGGCGGACTCCATCAGCTTTGTAACTTCCAGCGGAGCGATGATGCCCTACGATTCACCCTTTGCCCGCGGACCGCACCGGCTCAGAATATATATCGACGAGGAATCCGGGGCTCCAGCTCTGTTTGCAACAGCAATGCCGGCGGTTCCCGATGTTGAAGACGAAGAAAGTGAATTTGACGCCGAACCGATTCTGGTCTCCTCAGCCGTACAGGGATTGGAAATCCTGGTCTGGGATTTTGAAAATGAGGAATGGACCGAAGAATGGGAAAAGGAGAACTCCGTACCGGAGCGGATTCAGATCACCGTTTATGTCGCCTCCGACGATGAAGATGAAGATCCCATACCTTTCATGCGTGTACTGGAAATCCCCGTGGCGGAATCGGTACAGGATAAAATCACAGGTCCATCCCTGAAATAG
- a CDS encoding prepilin-type N-terminal cleavage/methylation domain-containing protein: MFVFISSRQIGMIPVVFMKHAHKSKSGLTLVEVLLALVILSVGVSALMTAMSQCLSVVRTARNRDVARGLIQQIDMLYPIEEVDVEEMTEEGEFEDVEGYTWFREIKFFDEEERPGLFLETLRVTWSEKGRAAFEEITMFRYAPNAEVVTSQTN; encoded by the coding sequence ATGTTTGTCTTTATATCATCCCGTCAAATTGGGATGATTCCGGTGGTCTTTATGAAGCATGCTCACAAATCCAAATCGGGACTTACTTTAGTCGAAGTCCTGCTGGCCCTGGTGATCCTCAGCGTCGGCGTTTCGGCACTGATGACCGCGATGTCGCAGTGCCTTTCCGTAGTTCGAACGGCGCGTAACCGCGATGTGGCCCGCGGTCTGATTCAGCAGATTGATATGCTTTATCCGATTGAAGAAGTCGATGTGGAAGAAATGACCGAAGAAGGCGAATTTGAAGACGTGGAGGGCTATACCTGGTTCCGTGAAATTAAGTTTTTCGATGAAGAGGAGCGCCCCGGCCTTTTTCTCGAAACCCTGCGGGTGACCTGGTCGGAAAAAGGCCGCGCCGCTTTTGAAGAAATCACCATGTTCCGTTATGCCCCGAACGCCGAAGTGGTTACCAGCCAGACCAACTGA